The DNA region ATTTAGCACCTCAGTCTAAAAAAGCGATACTCGAAGATCTACTTTTACATCAAGTAAATGGAGTAGAAGAGTATATACTAACTGAGATCGAATCTATATTGGCTAATGGTAACATAGAAAAGAAACGTGTAGCTATTTTAGGAGCAGTAGCACTTTGTAATTATTCTTCACAAGGGTGGGAAAGAGTTTGGAATTTTAATACTCAAACTGAGTTTCTAAAAGAAGTTTTCTTAGCAGTAGCAGATGAGGGCCAAGCGCTGCTGAAACTTAACTCTGTAAAAGAATCACTGCTAGCTGATTTATATTTATGGTTGGTGAATCACTTTCCACATGAAGAAGATCCAAAATATGAAGACGATGAAATGGCCCATTTTGTAGGCCCACGAGAGAGTCTGACTGAACTTAGAGATAATATTTTGAAGCTTTTGAAAATGCGTGGGACTAAGGAATCACAATTTGAATATAAAAGAGTTGTTGATGAATTGCCGCATTTGGGTTGGCTGAAATGGGGATTAACTGAGGTGAATCAGGCTGCTAGACGCAATACATGGTCTCCTCCTCGACCTATTGATATTATTTTACTAGCAAGTAATAAAGAAAAGAGACTCGTACGGAGTGGTGAAGAGCTTCTTGATGTCATTATCGATGCATTAGATAGAATTGAAAAAAGGCTTCACGGCGCCACTCCAGAAGTGCGTTCTTTATGGAATGATTTGGGGAATGGCAAGTTCACTCCTTGGAACGAAAATGAATTTTCAAATTATATTAAACAACGTCTAGATGATGAAATAAGAGGGAGAGGAATCATAACAAATCGCGAAGTTGAACTTCAACCAACATTAGGATCGGAAATAGGAGAACGAACGGACATCCATGTAGATGCTATCTTAACTAATAATAATAAATATGAGAAGATTACAGTTATAATAGAGGTTAAAGGGAATTGGCATTCAGAGCTTCTGAGAGCTATGCAAGAACAGCTATCCAACAGATATTTGCAAGAAGGAAAGTCGCTGTATGGGTTATATTTGGTAGCATGGTTTGATAGTGATAAGTGGGATCCTAATGATCCACGCAAAAGAAAAAGCTCAAAACACGATATTACAGAGGTAAATAGAGTTTTACAGGAACAAGCAGAGAACTTATCGACTAATAAGTTGATAAAACAATATGTTATGAACGTGACCTATTAATCGTAAGCTAGAAAAAATGACATGAAACGGTGAATTGTGGATTGACCTCTCCACGTTTCGCCTCCATACAAACACCAAAAAAGAGACCCCTTGAGGCCCTTGAGGTCTCTTTTTTGGTATCAATGAGGATCAATAAAGGGAGGACATGGAGACTCATCTCTCGAACAGGGAATGTGGCCAAGGGGCAAGAGCAATGCAATCTACGCAACAATCTCATCCTCAATGGCAGTAAATCTCTTAATATATTAATTATTGAACAACGGTTCCGTACGAAGCAAATAGTTACCCCTTACTTCCGCCGTCCAATTAGCAAAGACCTCTCTCCATTGAACACTGTTAAAGAAATCGTCTACGGATTGGTTGTCGGAATCCCAGTCAACAAATATGTTGAGAGGTGTAATTCCTCCAGCCCAAATTCCATTACTGACGTCCGTGCCCGTCTCTCTAACTAATAAGATTGGAATGCCGAATTGAAAAGCCATGGCAGGCTCGATTTGAGAAAAGGTCGATCCTTCCCAAAACGGAGTGGTCGTTGGTGGCCCCCCTAGATTGGATTCAAGAATTTGTACAAAAAATCTGCGGAAGTTGATTGCGAGCAATCCATAGCTTGAAAAAACCAGGCGTCGTATATTTGTAAGAATGTTTTCGGGGTATTGTTCACTAACGGGCAATGTGCGGGGAAAGAGCAATGCATCTTCAATTTCCCTAATCAGACGGTTCAGAAATTGCTCTTGCGGGCCATTTACCGTGTTGGTTGTACTCAAAAATATAGGAATACGAAAAGCACGGTCTACACATGCATCGATAGCGGATGTTGTGTCCTTTTCATTATGGACGGGCTTATTCGGATTTGGGGCGGAAGTTCTTAACTTACCGCGGACGGGTGGAAGCTCTGTTACCATGCTTACGGGAGAAAGCTTTTTCATGGCAATATGCTGAGTCTTAGCCTTATTTTTTGTATTACTCAATGTTCACATCTCCAATGCAAGAATCTGGTTAATATTTAGCCCAGTCTATGCACATTAGCCCATTTATGTGACGTGATACTCATGAGGGGGGCAAGCACCCTTTACCCCATCAACCGATCACTGTATTTTTTTGAAATTTTACTTCGTACTAGAATGTAATTTATAATAATAGGCTAATATAAACTGCGTCAGGAGGATACAATGGACTTTATCAAAAATCAACTAGACGGAACGGGCATGAGTGAACAAACCATTGGATATCTTGCGAACATGATCATGGTGGTATTTATAGCTGTGGTCTCCATACTGGCCAATTTTATAGCCAAAAAAATCGTGCTGAAGATTATTATCCAAATCGTCAACAACAATCGGTACACGTGGGATAAAATCATTGTGGAGAAAAAAGTGTTTCACAAGCTCTCGCATTTGGTACCAGCAATTATCATTTATTATTCGGCGTATATCTTCCCGTCCTATCAGGCTTTGATTGAAAAAGCAGCTTTAACTTATATGATCGTCATAACCATCACGGTATTAAATGCGCTGCTCAACGCCTTTGATACCATATATCGTTCCTATGAAGTCTCCAAGATCAGACCGATTAAGGGATACATTCAGGTGGCCAAAATCGTGCTTTTCATTATTGGGGGCATTATCGTCATCTCAAGCCTCATTGGTCAGAATCCGTTAATTATTCTTAGTGGGCTTGGTGCGTTGTCAGCCGTTCTGATGCTGGTCTTCAAGGATTCCATTTTGGGACTGGTGGCAGGCGTGCAATTATCATCAAATGACATGGTGCGTGTCGGTGACTGGATTGAAATGCCCAAGTATAATGCCGACGGCGACGTCATCGATATTACATTAAACACGGTAAAGGTAATGAATTTCGATAAAACGATCACGATGATTCCGAGCTACGCTCTTATCTCAGACTCATTCAAAAATTGGAGAGGCATGCAGGTATCCGGTGGCAGAAGGATTAAGCGAAGCGTCTACATCGATACAAGCAGCATAAGCTTCTGCACCAAGGAAATGATTGGGGAATTTCAGAAGATCCACTATCTTACGGATTATCTTGAGACCAAATTAAATGAAATTAATGAGTACAACTTGGAACACCACATTAATACAGAAAGCATTGTGAATGGTAGACAGCTTACGAATGTGGGTGTATTCAGGGAATATATCCATCAATATTTGAGGAATCATCCGAAAATTCATAAGGATATGACGTTGATCGTGAGACAGTTAGCGCCGGGGGATAATGGACTGCCTCTTGAAATCTATGCGTTCAGCAATGATATTACCTGGGGTGTGTATGAATCGGTTCAAGCGGATATTTTTGACCACATCTTTGCCGTTGCACCGACATTTGGCCTTCGTGCTTTCCAAAATCCAACAGGTCATGATATTGTACAACTCAAAGAAAGCCCCCAATATTCGAGAGGATATTGAGATTGGTTACTTACCCAATCCAATATGAATATGAACAGAGGAAGCACCGTGAAGGTGCTTTTTTTGTTTAAAAAGTGACATATATACTATTTACAAATCTGGAAATTATTAATAGTATATTCATATGGGCATGATTTCCAGATTTTGTTTTACCCTATCATTTTGAAGCTAGAATTACAATGTCCCGCTTTGAAGATTGGAAAATTTAATGGAGGTGAATTTCGTGGCACGTGTATTAGTTGTAATGATGCCTGCGGAAGGGCATATCAATCCGACGCTCGGCATAATCAAGGAACTGGTAGAGAACGGAGATGAGGTCGACTACTGTTGTACGGAAAAATACCGGACGAAGATTGAAGCGTTAGGCGCACAATTTAAAGCATACTCCTTCAACGAGGCAACCCTGCTCAACAACCCAGATATGAAGCCATTTGAAATCAAGCACCCTTACCAATTTTTATATATGGTTTTGAAAAAGATTATTCAACGGTTTATTCCGGATGTTCTGAATCTGATCGAAAATGAAACCTACGATTATTTAATTTTTGACTCCTTAATAGGCTGGGGAGGACAAATTTTAGGCGAAAAGCTGGGTATCCCAGCAGTATGCTCAACCACCACTTTTGTTTTTGTGGAGCCTCTCAGATTCGGTAATCAACTGAAGGATGACGATGAGGAGGTCAAGAAGCTGTATAACGGAATCATCGAGATGTCCCAGCAATTAGCTTCTCAGTTCAATGTAGCTGTGCCTTCTCTGGCGGAACTTTCAGGGCATCCAGGACAACTGAAGATTGTTTATACAAGCCGTTATTTTCAACCCATGGGGGACAAGCTGGACGACAGCTTTGTGTTCACTGGCCCATCGATTACCCCCCGCAAGGATGCACCATCCTTTGCCAAGGAAGCTCTGCATGCTGTTTATAAACAGGCGGTATATATTTCGATGGGAACCATTTTAAATAAGGATCTTGATTTTTATAAGCTGTGCTTTACGGCTTTCGGTGATTTGCCTGTGCAGTTTATATTGTCTTCAGGGAAGGATACCGATTTGGAGCCGATTGCTGATCTCATTCCTGACAATTTCATCATCAGACCTTATCTCCCACAATTGGAAGTGCTGCAGAGTGTAGATGCTTTTCTGACACATGCGGGCATGAACAGTACAAGCGAAGCTTTGTATTATAATGTACCGTTGGTTATGCTCCCGTTAACTTCAGATCAGCCGCGTGTAGCAGGCCGGGTAGAGGAGTTGGGGGCAGGGGTTATTGTGGATAAAAATAACCTTACAGCTGATGTATTGAGAAGCGCGGTAGTAGAGGTGCTTGGTAACGCCTCCTATAAGGAACAGGCAGAGGTTATTGGGAGAACGCTACGCGAAGCTGGCGGGTACAAGCAGGCTGCTAGGGAGATTAAGGACTTTATGGGTAAGCAGTCGTTATCGGTCACAACCATCTCTTCAGTTGAATGAAGAGGGGATTTCCCTCCATTAAAATTAGACGAGAAAGCCACTGCCCCGTTAAACGGGTTGGTGGCTTTCATTTGATTCATCCGCGTACGGAAGGGTAGAATAAACGAGAGGGCATATTACTTTTTCCATATCGTTTACATACTTTTCGCAAAGGAGAGTTCCTTAGATGAATCATACAATCCCGGAATATACGTTGAATGATGGCTTGAAAGTACCTGCCATTGGCTTTGGTACCTATAGCTTAAAAGGAGAAAAGGGCGTCAATTCCATAGCGTCCGCGATGGATACAGGTTACCGCTTGATCGACACCGCGTATAACTATGAGAACGAGGCGACTGTCGGAAAGGCGATCAAGCAGAGCTCTGTTTCCAGAGAAGAGTTGCTGATTTCATCCAAACTGCCAGGGCGCTACCATGCCTTTGAGAAGGCGATTGTAGCCATTCAGGAATCCCTATACAGAGCAGATCTGGATTATTATGATCTATATCTGATTCACTGGCCGAATCCGAAGCAGGATATGTATGTGGAAGCGTGGCAGGCACTCATTGAGGCGAAGAAGCGCGGATATATCCGTTCCATCGGAGTTAGTAATTTTCTTCCCGAACATAATGATCGCCTGATTAAGGAGACGGGAGTAGCGCCAAGTTTGAATCAGATTGAGCTGCATCCATTTTTTGACCAAGCCGATCAGCGGAAGAAGGATTCACAGCATGGTATTGTGAACGAATCATGGAGTCCCATTGGGCGTGGCAATGATGCTGTACAGGATATCGTAAAAGATGAAAAGATCCTTCGGATTGCCGAAGCTCATGGCAAAACGGGGACTCAGGTTATTTTGCGCTGGCATACCCAGCTTGGTTCAATTCCTATCCCTAAAGCAGGTTCTCTTCAACACCAGCAAGAAAATATCGATATTTTTGATTTCGAGTTGAGTGAGAAAGAAATGGAAGTCATATCTTCTTATCATCGTGAGGATGGACGGTTGTGGGATCAGGACCCGAGTGAATACGAAGAGTTTTAAATTGCTAAATTTGAAAACGTGCGATTCACCGTAAGGTGAGTAAAACGAGTATGAAGGAAACGTAGCCTCCTATTCTACAAAGATGTAGATAGGGGGCTTTTGTTGTATTAAAAGAGTTGAATGCAGTTGGAGCAGGAGTAGTATGGGCGAAGTTATTCATGTATCTAACTTTGAATTTTCATATTTGCAGAATAAGTTTTAAACTACTCCACCAGTTTTTCAGACCTCTGTGCCATATCCTGTAAAACGCGAGCCACCTTACTTTTTCTGCCTTTTGCTTTTCTCTGTATTCTTGCGAGAGATTTTTTATACGCTTCCACATCTGTTTGAAGCGCGAAGTGTTTGGCAGCAATCCGTAATGTTTTCTTTAACAATCGTGCGGAAGAACGTGTTGCTCTGGACCGGAAGCCTCTGCGCAAGATTCGCAGCGTTTTTTTGTAGGTTTCGAGGTCAGCTGATGGTGGTACTACGCAGAATAAATTGAGTGCGGAATCATTGAACCCATAGGTTTCGAGCATGATTTTCAGATTCTCCGTATTGAGCACTTCCCCTCGGAAATGGGTAGGATGTTCCTGGTGATAACCTACGACCTCCTTCATACAGTAGAAGGGCACTTTCAAACGATGCAGTCTGTAGCCCAGATCCCAGTCTTCAAGCCCATAGAGTACAAATCGTTCATTGAAACCTCCAACTCGATTCAGAAGGCTTCGGCGGATGGATACACACCGCGTGACGAGCAACATCCAGGGAGCCACATCGGTGCTGGCAAATTGCTTGATGACACCAGGCGGTATTTTGGTTGGGAAAATCACTTTGGACAATGTATCTGTCTATTGGATGATATCTTCCGGTGTGACCAGTGGGACGATTTCATTCGCTGCATCAAATTCAGGACGCCATAAGTTTGAAGGGGTAAGGATCGAACGGCAATGTTCTTTTTCCGATGGCGAAAAGTCTGGATAGTAGTGGGTATAAGCATCGGCAAAGGAATGTGGAAAACCCGAAACGACGGCTCTGGGATTTTTACGATGATATTGACGCACTGTTCGAATAAATTCGGGTAATGCCAGAAAGTCAGCATCACAGAAGATAACATATAGCCCTTTGGCATGCTGAAATCCCAAATTCCGGATCGCTGATCTGCCACGTTGCTCCGTTTGCGATACGTAGGTCAAAGGATATGAAGACTGGAATGCCTGGATCTGTTCTTTCGTTCCATCAGTGGAACCGTCATCTGCTACGATGACTTCGAAAAGGTGCTTCGGATAGGTTTGTGTCTCGAGGGCTGCCAGTGTAAGCAATAACTGATGGGCCCGATTATAGGTTGGGATAATAACGCTGTAGCGGATCGCCATTCCTGTCTCCTCCTTCACATTGTTGGACGCTCCTTATGAAAGAACACGTTCAAGTAAGAAGTGATATTAGTTTATTCCATATATGTGGTAGCGACTGGTCAAACACCTTATGATTTTGGAAACGGGCTTGATCGATCTCCTTCTTGTGCCCACGCGCACCGTTCAATCTGGAAATATGATCTTGATCTCTTGCATTCATGTGCAAATCCTGTGCTGCACAAGGAAATATCAAATTTTGGATATGTCGGCAAGAATGGAGGATAGCCAATATAGCGGGCAAGCGGTAACTTTATGGAGAGCGATGACAGGGCTGCTGCTTATCAACGATACAAATGAAATGGGGGACAGGAAGCGATGAAAAGGTCATGGAGAAAACGACTAACCATTGGAATCTGCCTGATGATGGGCATAACTGCTCTTGCAGGGTGTTCAGGAGATAACGGAAGTGCAGGTAAAGCAGAAGGAGATGGACCTACGCCCATTTCAATCTGGATGTCGATGAATACCAATGCTTCCATCACACTCAAGAGCATGAATGAAATCACGGCGATTAAGGAATGGGAGAAAAAAACCAATACCAAAATCGAATTCCAGCATCCCGCGGTGGGTGCCGAGACCGAACAGTTCAATGTCATGATTGCCTCGAATCAGCTGCCTGATGCCATGTTTGTCAATGGAGATTACGCCAAACTGTTCAATGACGGTATCATCATTCGACTTAACGAACTCATTGATGAATACGCTCCCAATTTGAAAAAGATCCTGGAGGAGAATCCCGAGGTTGCCAAACAGTTAAAAGCCGACAACGGAGATATCTATGCGATACCGCATCTGCGTCTGGGGGAATACAAAACCTTCGGCGGTACGTTCATCCGTCAAGATTGGCTGGATGAGCTGAAGCTGGAGAAACCGGAAACGATTGAGGAGTGGGAGACGGTACTCAAGGCCTTCAAGGAGAAAAAAGGCGTAGCAGCGCCCCTGTTGTTTGGTGCACCACCCAAAATGACCACGATGGGACCAGCCGCACCGACGTATCTGGAGGCTTACGGCATCACTAATAATACGTTTATGAAAGATGGCAAGGTGGTCTATGGTCCCATCGAGCCGGAATATAAAGAATTTCTAACGATGTTCCATCGCTGGTATGAGGAGGGATTGATTGATCCCGATTTTGCTACTAATGATCAGAAAACATACGATGCCAAAATATTGAGCAGTCAAGCGGGTGCGTTTTTCACCTTCATCGGTGGAGGTGTAGGCCGCTACCTGCCCGCTCTGCAGGAAACGGACCCGAATGCCAATCTGACAGCCGTGCAATATCCGGTGCTGAAGAAAGGGGATGAACCGATGTTTACGGGGCGTTCCTGGGAGTGGAGCAGTAGCGGCGTTGTGATCACCAATAGCAACAAACACCCGGAAGAAACGGTCAAGGCACTCGATTATTTCTTCAGTGAAGAAGGGCATATGCTGAAAAATTTTGGTGTGGAGGGCCTCACGTATACGATGAAGGACGGTTACCCGACCTATACCGATGAGATTTTAAAAAATCCGGACGGCTTGTCGGTTGCTCAGGCCATGGCTAAACATTTTATTGCGAATTATCCCTTCGTAGGGGAGGATGACGATCGGTACAACGAGCAATATTATCAGCTCCAGCAGCAGAAGGATGCAGCTGTTCTGTTCTCCAAATACAGTGAGAATACGCTGAAAGTAGGGCTTCCTCCTACCAGTCTGACAACGGAGGAATCTTCGGAATACAGCAAAATTATGAGTGATATTGGAACCTATCGGGACGAGATGTTCGTCAAATTTGTCATTGGGGTCGAGCCGATTGAGAACTTTGACAAGTTTGTCGATCAGATCAACAAGTTCAACGTCAAACGGGCCATTGAAATCCAGCAAGCTGCTCTTGACCGTTTTAACGCCAGATAAGTAGAGATGTCCACGGGTGGTAAAGCCCTTTTTACCCTTCTACCGCCGTGGATGCCCTCTTTGGAATGGAAAAGGAAGGGGATGAAGAAGTTGTCGCACAAGCGTTCCTTGTTATGGCTCAACTACAAAAAGAATAAAGCCATCTATTGGATGGCTCTTCCCGTCATTTTATACTTTCTCGTCTTCAAATATCTGCCGATGTATGGAGCCATCATTGCATTCAAAGACTACTCGGTGGGCAAAGGCATATGGGGCAGTGATTGGGTCGGATTGCAGCATTTTCGGGATTTCTTTCAAAGCTATTATTTCTGGCGGATTCTGAAGAATACGCTTTTGCTAAGCTTTTATCAGCTGTTGTTCGGTTTCCCGGCTCCCATTCTTCTTGCCCTTCTGCTGAATGAGCTCAGGCATGAAATCTTCAAACGCACGGTACAGACGATCTCATACATTCCTCACTTTATTTCCATTGTTGTCATCTGCGGCATGATTGTTGATTTCTCCTCCCGGGATGGACTGTTTAACACCATCATTGGTTATTTTGGCGGTCAGAGCAGCGCGCTTCTCAGCGATCCGGCCAATTTCCGTACCATATATACCGCCTCATCGATCTGGCAGGAGCTAGGCTTTTCCAGCATCATATATTTGGCTGCGCTTAGTGGCATTAACCCCGAGCTCTACGATGCTGCCAACGTGGACGGGGCGAGTCGACTTCGCCAGGTGTGGCATATCACGCTTCCCGGCATCATTCCGATGATTATGATTCTCCTCATACTCCGCATTGGTGGACTAATGGAGATTGGGTTCGAGAAAATTATTCTGCTCTATAATCCGAACGTGTATGATACGGCAGATGTAATCTCAACGTTTGTCTACCGCAAAGGGATTAGTGAAAGTGCCGAGTTCAGCTATACAACCGCGGTGGGTCTGTTCCAGTCGGTCATTAACTTTACGCTGCTAATCGGTGCCAATCGCCTGTCCAAGGTGATTTCCAATACTAAGCTGTTCTAGCCAAGAACGAGGTGAAGGGAGGGATTTCTTTTGCGAATGAAAAGGTCCATTGGAGAGCGGCTGTTTGGCGGTGCGAACGCGATTCTGATGACAGGTTTGATTATCGTAACTTTGTATCCGCTGCTGCATGTGCTGAATGCATCGCTTAGCGACTCAGGTCAACTCATGGCCCATAGAGGCCTGCTGCTTTTCCCCAAAGGAATTACAATGGAGAGCTACAAGCTGGTGCTAAGCAACCCCAACATTCTGT from Paenibacillus sp. JNUCC-31 includes:
- a CDS encoding aldo/keto reductase; this encodes MNHTIPEYTLNDGLKVPAIGFGTYSLKGEKGVNSIASAMDTGYRLIDTAYNYENEATVGKAIKQSSVSREELLISSKLPGRYHAFEKAIVAIQESLYRADLDYYDLYLIHWPNPKQDMYVEAWQALIEAKKRGYIRSIGVSNFLPEHNDRLIKETGVAPSLNQIELHPFFDQADQRKKDSQHGIVNESWSPIGRGNDAVQDIVKDEKILRIAEAHGKTGTQVILRWHTQLGSIPIPKAGSLQHQQENIDIFDFELSEKEMEVISSYHREDGRLWDQDPSEYEEF
- a CDS encoding mechanosensitive ion channel family protein; this translates as MDFIKNQLDGTGMSEQTIGYLANMIMVVFIAVVSILANFIAKKIVLKIIIQIVNNNRYTWDKIIVEKKVFHKLSHLVPAIIIYYSAYIFPSYQALIEKAALTYMIVITITVLNALLNAFDTIYRSYEVSKIRPIKGYIQVAKIVLFIIGGIIVISSLIGQNPLIILSGLGALSAVLMLVFKDSILGLVAGVQLSSNDMVRVGDWIEMPKYNADGDVIDITLNTVKVMNFDKTITMIPSYALISDSFKNWRGMQVSGGRRIKRSVYIDTSSISFCTKEMIGEFQKIHYLTDYLETKLNEINEYNLEHHINTESIVNGRQLTNVGVFREYIHQYLRNHPKIHKDMTLIVRQLAPGDNGLPLEIYAFSNDITWGVYESVQADIFDHIFAVAPTFGLRAFQNPTGHDIVQLKESPQYSRGY
- a CDS encoding extracellular solute-binding protein; translated protein: MKRSWRKRLTIGICLMMGITALAGCSGDNGSAGKAEGDGPTPISIWMSMNTNASITLKSMNEITAIKEWEKKTNTKIEFQHPAVGAETEQFNVMIASNQLPDAMFVNGDYAKLFNDGIIIRLNELIDEYAPNLKKILEENPEVAKQLKADNGDIYAIPHLRLGEYKTFGGTFIRQDWLDELKLEKPETIEEWETVLKAFKEKKGVAAPLLFGAPPKMTTMGPAAPTYLEAYGITNNTFMKDGKVVYGPIEPEYKEFLTMFHRWYEEGLIDPDFATNDQKTYDAKILSSQAGAFFTFIGGGVGRYLPALQETDPNANLTAVQYPVLKKGDEPMFTGRSWEWSSSGVVITNSNKHPEETVKALDYFFSEEGHMLKNFGVEGLTYTMKDGYPTYTDEILKNPDGLSVAQAMAKHFIANYPFVGEDDDRYNEQYYQLQQQKDAAVLFSKYSENTLKVGLPPTSLTTEESSEYSKIMSDIGTYRDEMFVKFVIGVEPIENFDKFVDQINKFNVKRAIEIQQAALDRFNAR
- a CDS encoding macrolide family glycosyltransferase, which codes for MARVLVVMMPAEGHINPTLGIIKELVENGDEVDYCCTEKYRTKIEALGAQFKAYSFNEATLLNNPDMKPFEIKHPYQFLYMVLKKIIQRFIPDVLNLIENETYDYLIFDSLIGWGGQILGEKLGIPAVCSTTTFVFVEPLRFGNQLKDDDEEVKKLYNGIIEMSQQLASQFNVAVPSLAELSGHPGQLKIVYTSRYFQPMGDKLDDSFVFTGPSITPRKDAPSFAKEALHAVYKQAVYISMGTILNKDLDFYKLCFTAFGDLPVQFILSSGKDTDLEPIADLIPDNFIIRPYLPQLEVLQSVDAFLTHAGMNSTSEALYYNVPLVMLPLTSDQPRVAGRVEELGAGVIVDKNNLTADVLRSAVVEVLGNASYKEQAEVIGRTLREAGGYKQAAREIKDFMGKQSLSVTTISSVE
- a CDS encoding ABC transporter permease, whose amino-acid sequence is MKKLSHKRSLLWLNYKKNKAIYWMALPVILYFLVFKYLPMYGAIIAFKDYSVGKGIWGSDWVGLQHFRDFFQSYYFWRILKNTLLLSFYQLLFGFPAPILLALLLNELRHEIFKRTVQTISYIPHFISIVVICGMIVDFSSRDGLFNTIIGYFGGQSSALLSDPANFRTIYTASSIWQELGFSSIIYLAALSGINPELYDAANVDGASRLRQVWHITLPGIIPMIMILLILRIGGLMEIGFEKIILLYNPNVYDTADVISTFVYRKGISESAEFSYTTAVGLFQSVINFTLLIGANRLSKVISNTKLF